A region of Pan troglodytes isolate AG18354 chromosome 23, NHGRI_mPanTro3-v2.0_pri, whole genome shotgun sequence DNA encodes the following proteins:
- the MAPK8IP2 gene encoding C-Jun-amino-terminal kinase-interacting protein 2, which translates to MADRAEMFSLSTFHSLSPPGCRPPQDISLEEFDDEDLSEITDDCGLGLSYDSDHCEKDSLSLGRSEQPHPICSFQDDFQEFEMIDDNEEEDDEDEEEEEEEEEGDGEGQEGGDPGSEAPAPGPLIPSPSVEEPHKHRPTTLRLTTLGAQDSLNNNGGFDLVRPASWQETALCSPAPEALRELPGPLPATDTGPGGAQSPVRPGCDCEGNRPAEPPAPGGTSPSSDPGIEADLRSRSSGGRGGRRSSQELSSPGSDSEDAGGARLGRMISSISETELELSSDGGSSSSGRSSHLTNSIEEASSPASEPEPPREPPRRPAFLPVGPDDTNSEYESGSESEPDLSEDADSPWLLSNLVSRMISEGSSPIRCPGQCLSPAPRPPGELVSPAGGAAQDSQDPEAAAGPGGVELVDMETLCAPPPPAPAAPRPGPAQPGPCLFLSNPTRDTITPLWAAPGRVARPGRACSAACSEEEDEEDDEEEEDAEDSAGPPGGRGTGPSAPRDASLVYDAVKYTLVVDEHTQLELVSLRRCAGLGHDSEEDSGGEASEEEAGAALLGGGQVSGDTSPDSPDLTFSKKFLNVFVNSTSRSSSTESFGLFSCLVNGEEREQTHRAVFRFIPRHPDELELDVDDPVLVEAEEDDFWFRGFNMRTGERGVFPAFYAHAVPGPAKDLLGSKRSPCWVERFDVQFLGSVEVPCHQGNGILCAAMQKIATARKLTVHLRPPASCDLEISLRGVKLSLSGGGPEFQRCSHFFQMKNISFCGCHPRNSCYFGFITKHPLLSRFACHVFVSQESMRPVAQSVGRAFLEYYQEHLAYACPTEDIYLE; encoded by the exons ATGGCGGATCGCGCGGAGATGTTTTCTCTCTCCACCTTCCACTCGCTGTCGCCGCCGGGCTGCAG GCCTCCCCAGGACATAAGCCTGGAAGAATTTGACGACGAAGATCTGTCTGAGATCACTGATGACTGTGGCCTGGGCCTCAGCTACGACTCAGACCACTGTGAGAAG GACAGCCTCTCCCTGGGGCGCTCGGAGCAGCCGCACCCCATCTGCTCCTTCCAGGATGacttccaggagtttgagatgatcGATGACAATGAAGAGGAGGACGatgaggacgaggaggaggaggaggaggaggaggagggagatggggaaggcCAGGAGGGAGGAGACCCTGGCTCAGAGGCACCTGCCCCCGGGCCCCTTATCCCCTCCCCTTCCGTGGAGGAGCCCCACAAGCACCGGCCCACCACGCTCCGTCTGACCACACTGGGGGCCCAG GACTCCCTAAACAACAACGGAGGCTTTGACCTGGTGCGTCCCGCCTCCTGGCAGGAGACAGCGCTATGCTCACCCGCCCCGGAGGCCCTCAGAG AGCTCCCAGGCCCCCTCCCTGCCACGGACACAGGGCCCGGTGGGGCGCAGTCGCCAGTGCGCCCGGGTTGCGACTGCGAAGGGAACCGGCCTGCGGAACCCCCGGCGCCAGGGGGGACTTCGCCCTCCTCAGATCCCGGCATCGAGGCTGACCTGAGAAGCCGCTCGAGCGGCGGCCGCGGGGGACGTCGCAGCAGCCAGGAGCTGTCCTCGCCCGGCTCCGACTCGGAGGACGCGGGCGGCGCGCGCCTGGGGCGCATGATCTCGTCCATCTCGGAGACGGAGCTGGAGCTGAGCAGCGATGGCGGAAGCAGCAGCAGCGGCCGCTCCTCGCACCTTACCAACTCCATCGAGGAGGCCTCGTCGCCCGCCTCGGAGCCGGAGCCCCCGCGCGAACCCCCGCGCCGCCCCGCCTTCCTGCCCGTGGGCCCCGACGACACCAACAGCGAGTACGAGTCGGGGTCGGAGTCGGAGCCGGACCTCAGCGAGGACGCGGACTCGCCCTGGCTGCTCAGCAACCTGGTGAGCCGCATGATCTCCGAGGGCTCCTCGCCCATCCGCTGCCCCGGCCAGTGCCTGTCTCCTGCGCCGCGCCCGCCCGGGGAGCTCGTGTCGCCGGCCGGCGGGGCCGCCCAGGACTCCCAGGACCCCGAGGCGGCCGCGGGGCCCGGCGGTGTGGAGCTGGTGGACATGGAGACGCTGtgcgcgccgccgccgcccgcgcccGCCGCGCCTCGACCCGGCCCCGCGCAGCCCGGGCCCTGCCTATTCCTCAGCAACCCCACGCGTGACACCATCACGCCGCTGTGGGCCGCGCCCGGCCGCGTCGCCCGCCCGGGACGAGCCTGCTCCGCCGCCTGCTCCGAGGAGGAGGACGAAGAGGACgacgaggaagaggaggatgcCGAGGACAGTGCGGGGCCCCCCGGGGGCAGGGGCACGGGCCCCTCGGCGCCGCGGGACGCGTCGCTGGTGTACGACGCGGTCAAGTACACGCTGGTGGTGGATGAGCACACGCAGCTGGAGCTGGTGAGCCTGCGGCGCTGTGCTGGGCTGGGCCACGACAGCGAAGAGGACAGCGGCGGGGAGGCCAGCGAGGAGGAGGCGGGCGCGGCGCTGCTAGGCGGCGGTCAGGTCTCGGGGGACACCTCGCCGGACAGCCCTGACCTCACTTTCTCCAAGAAGTTCCTCAATGTCTTCGTCAACAGCACATCTCGGTCCTCCA GCACCGAGTCCTTTGGCCTTTTCTCCTGTCTGGTCAACGGCGAGGAGCGAGAGCAGACTCACCGAGCTGTGTTCAG GTTCATCCCGCGGCATCCAGACGAGCTGGAGCTGGATGTGGATGACCCTGTGTTGgtggaggccgaggaggatgaCTTCTGGTTCCGTGGCTTCAACATGCGCACGGGGGAGCGCGGTGTGTTCCCTGCCTTCTACGCCCACGCGGTGCCTGGCCCTGCCAAGGACCTGCTGG GGAGTAAGCGGAGCCCCTGCTGGGTGGAGCGCTTTGACGTGCAGTTCCTGGGCTCCGTGGAGGTGCCCTGCCACCAGGGCAACGGCATCCTGTGTGCAGCCATGCAGAAG ATTGCCACTGCCCGGAAACTGACCGTCCACCTGCGCCCTCCTGCCTCCTGTGACCTCGAGATCTCTCTTCGGGGGGTCAAGCTGAGTCTGAGCGGAGGAGGGCCCGAG TTCCAGCGCTGTAGCCATTTCTTCCAGATGAAGAACATCTCCTTCTGCGGCTGCCATCCCCGCAACAGCTG CTATTTCGGCTTCATCACCAAACACCCCCTGCTGAGCCGCTTCGCCTGCCACGTCTTTGTCTCCCAGGAGTCCATGAGGCCGGTGGCGCAGAGTGTGGG CCGCGCCTTCCTGGAGTACTACCAAGAGCACCTGGCATACGCCTGCCCCACGGAGGACATTTACCTGGAGTAG